A region of Shewanella psychromarinicola DNA encodes the following proteins:
- a CDS encoding TDT family transporter, translating into MIRAVKNTLMAAPTPMAGLALGIASLGWCWETLVDLHHYSQWTGAVIASVLLLILSGKFLFHSDLLRQDLAHPVVGSVVPTFAMALMVVSNSLGYLSALAGDLLWSFAVLLHISFLVGFIYHRSKQFSLSHMVPSWFIPPIGIVVADVSFSGNVHLLWVAQVALVFGMLCYAVMLPMMIYRLIFKEQIPDSAKPTLAILAAPASLSLAGYLTITQQPSPVIVALLFGIGVLMTAVIYLSFFKLLRLPFSPGFAAFTFPMVIGSTALFKMAVWMESIGVATEYVQQIHGLAEFELLVATVVVSYVCLRYLHFYQPSKVSLSS; encoded by the coding sequence ATGATTCGAGCGGTAAAAAATACCCTAATGGCAGCGCCAACACCGATGGCAGGACTGGCGCTGGGGATTGCAAGTTTAGGTTGGTGCTGGGAAACGCTAGTTGATTTGCATCACTACAGTCAATGGACGGGTGCCGTTATTGCCAGTGTATTATTACTGATCCTCAGTGGTAAGTTTTTATTTCATTCAGACCTCTTGCGCCAAGACCTCGCTCATCCAGTCGTGGGAAGTGTGGTACCGACTTTTGCGATGGCGCTAATGGTGGTGTCAAACTCGCTGGGTTACTTATCAGCGCTTGCAGGTGATTTGTTATGGTCTTTTGCGGTGTTACTTCACATTAGTTTTTTGGTAGGCTTTATCTATCACCGCAGTAAGCAGTTTTCACTGAGTCACATGGTGCCCAGTTGGTTTATTCCGCCTATTGGTATTGTGGTGGCCGATGTGTCTTTTTCAGGTAACGTTCATTTATTATGGGTTGCCCAAGTGGCGCTTGTTTTTGGCATGTTATGTTATGCAGTAATGTTACCCATGATGATTTATCGTCTTATTTTTAAGGAACAAATTCCCGATTCAGCTAAACCCACATTAGCTATTCTAGCCGCGCCAGCGAGTTTATCTTTGGCGGGTTATTTAACGATTACGCAACAACCTTCACCGGTAATAGTCGCACTATTATTTGGCATTGGGGTGCTGATGACCGCCGTTATTTATCTGTCGTTTTTTAAGTTATTACGCTTGCCTTTTAGTCCTGGCTTTGCGGCATTTACGTTTCCGATGGTAATAGGGTCTACTGCGTTATTTAAAATGGCTGTTTGGATGGAGAGTATTGGCGTCGCAACCGAGTATGTACAACAAATTCATGGCCTAGCCGAATTTGAACTGCTTGTTGCCACCGTGGTTGTCAGTTATGTTTGTCTGCGGTACTTACATTTTTACCAACCGAGTAAAGTGTCGCTGTCCTCTTAA
- a CDS encoding LysR substrate-binding domain-containing protein, protein MNISLKQLNVFTSITQHRTLTAAAEALHLSKAAVSMALAELEKQLGHPLFDRVNNRLILNQEGHKLLPLADELLSRANNISQLFDADHAFSGQLKIGASDTLGNHVVPGLLSQFRHQHQHFSQSVVISNSRLICQKLLDYELDIGLIEGKSHYPELIASQFSNDKMCIIAASHLPISQQTQWKFTDLARSEWVLREAGSGSREFFLRTIAPQIESWHEVFELNTTEALINSVAAGLGLGCLSTLAAQYAINDGRVTQLSLPKATDNIDMQRPFWLMVHKDKYHSPLLKSFIEFCHQWDNT, encoded by the coding sequence ATGAATATTTCGCTGAAACAGCTCAATGTATTTACCAGTATAACCCAGCATAGAACCTTAACGGCTGCCGCCGAGGCGTTGCATTTATCTAAAGCGGCGGTAAGCATGGCACTGGCTGAATTAGAAAAACAACTCGGCCATCCGCTATTTGACAGAGTCAATAACCGCTTAATTCTTAATCAAGAAGGACACAAACTATTACCCCTTGCCGACGAGCTGCTTAGTAGAGCAAATAATATCAGTCAATTGTTTGATGCAGACCACGCTTTTTCGGGTCAATTAAAAATAGGTGCCAGTGATACCTTAGGTAACCATGTTGTTCCTGGGCTACTGAGTCAATTTCGGCATCAACATCAGCATTTCTCTCAAAGCGTAGTAATTTCCAATTCACGGCTAATTTGCCAAAAGCTGCTGGATTACGAGCTAGACATAGGCTTAATTGAGGGTAAAAGTCATTATCCAGAACTTATAGCAAGCCAATTTAGCAATGATAAAATGTGTATTATCGCCGCGTCTCATTTACCGATAAGCCAGCAAACGCAATGGAAGTTTACCGATTTAGCACGAAGTGAATGGGTATTGCGTGAGGCAGGTTCAGGCTCGCGAGAGTTTTTTTTGCGCACCATCGCACCGCAAATAGAGTCTTGGCATGAAGTGTTCGAACTTAACACTACAGAGGCCTTAATTAACAGTGTTGCTGCGGGGCTAGGTTTAGGCTGTTTATCGACTTTAGCGGCCCAATATGCCATAAATGATGGCCGAGTAACTCAGCTTAGTTTACCTAAAGCTACTGATAACATTGATATGCAACGACCCTTTTGGTTGATGGTACATAAAGATAAATATCATAGTCCTTTACTGAAAAGTTTTATTGAATTTTGCCATCAGTGGGACAATACATAA
- a CDS encoding IS1595 family transposase, protein MKMPETSFFEWQRQFSAEIDCLNHIKKMRWPNGFVCPRCSCEHAYELTTRNLYECSQCHKQTSVTADTLFHGSRIPITKWFWAIYFLGSDKGSISALRLSKHIEVNWRTARLILSKLRTAMGHRDSLYRLSGVIEIDDALVGGKSKGKRGRGAGGKTPVLVAVESKGKRAGFIAMQAVNSVCHDSVEQFVAKHLTRQQKVHTDGLPALNIIDKTQQHEARVTPSELVDEWLPWVHIAIGNLKAFLLGTFHGVSGKYLQEYLSEFCYRFNRRQMEREIPNRLLNLAIIHTPIHSY, encoded by the coding sequence ATGAAAATGCCTGAAACGAGTTTTTTTGAATGGCAACGTCAATTCAGCGCTGAAATTGATTGCTTAAATCACATTAAGAAAATGAGATGGCCTAATGGTTTTGTTTGCCCTAGATGCTCTTGTGAGCATGCCTATGAGCTTACAACCCGCAATTTATATGAATGCAGTCAATGTCATAAACAAACATCGGTCACAGCAGACACATTATTCCACGGTAGCCGTATTCCTATCACTAAGTGGTTTTGGGCTATCTACTTTTTAGGCTCAGATAAAGGCAGTATTTCAGCATTAAGACTGAGCAAGCACATTGAAGTTAATTGGCGAACGGCACGTTTGATATTAAGCAAGCTGAGAACAGCTATGGGCCATAGAGACAGCTTATATAGACTGTCAGGGGTCATTGAAATTGATGATGCGTTAGTGGGTGGCAAAAGCAAGGGCAAGCGTGGACGTGGAGCTGGAGGTAAAACACCTGTTTTAGTTGCCGTTGAAAGCAAAGGAAAAAGAGCTGGATTTATTGCTATGCAGGCTGTGAATAGCGTTTGCCATGATAGTGTTGAACAGTTCGTTGCCAAACACTTAACGAGACAGCAAAAAGTGCATACAGACGGTTTACCTGCGTTGAACATTATAGATAAAACTCAACAACATGAAGCGAGGGTTACCCCCAGTGAGCTTGTTGATGAATGGCTGCCTTGGGTTCATATTGCCATTGGTAACTTAAAAGCATTTTTACTTGGGACATTCCATGGTGTTTCAGGAAAGTACCTACAAGAATACCTGAGCGAGTTCTGTTATCGGTTCAATCGTAGACAAATGGAAAGAGAAATACCTAACAGATTGTTAAATTTGGCAATAATTCACACGCCAATACATTCTTACTGA
- a CDS encoding SagB/ThcOx family dehydrogenase, with amino-acid sequence MTSQTLVGEMDTSADEAVVAYHERSKHHFHRYAAALGYMDWATQPDPFRRYAGADLVRLPLPKLGRPLPYWQLYVSASVPPMPLSLASVSLFFRYALSLTAWKKSGDTKWPLRVNPSSGNLHPTEGYALLPEIEQIGATPALYHYAPREHALERRAVLNAARWSELTEYFGEGSFPEGSFLVGLSSVQWREAWKYGERAFRYCQHDVGHALASLRIAAAALGWTLVLQGNISDATLANLLGLDRDEDFAAAEREEADLLAVISPNVAVADITAAPLMKSTPLTAHGSDVLWQGRANTLSPANSVAWPAIDTVTQAIRSCASTPIKEDFAGFPSADALLVTPNSGHIGEAELTAERAIIGRRSAVAMDGTTAISRATFFAMLGRLMPTKENQAMPWDTLSWRSRIHLGLFVHRVDGLVPGIYALIRDPLKVETLKRVMHADFSWQRVPDCPSGLPLYLLRKGDCRTLASTVSCGQNIAADGAFSLAMLADYMDSLATYGASFYRNLFWEAGMIGQVLYLEAEAAGIGATGIGCYFDDPVHTAFGIETREWQSFYHFTVGSPIDDNRLTTLPAYDLEEE; translated from the coding sequence GTGACTTCTCAAACATTAGTCGGTGAGATGGATACCTCTGCCGACGAGGCTGTTGTCGCTTACCACGAGCGGAGTAAACATCACTTTCACCGTTATGCCGCCGCACTGGGCTACATGGATTGGGCGACGCAGCCCGATCCGTTTAGGCGTTACGCAGGAGCGGATCTTGTACGTCTCCCGCTGCCGAAGCTGGGCCGCCCGCTACCCTATTGGCAGCTCTATGTGAGCGCGAGCGTGCCGCCGATGCCATTGTCTTTAGCGTCGGTCTCGCTTTTTTTCCGCTATGCACTGTCGCTGACGGCATGGAAAAAATCTGGTGATACCAAGTGGCCGTTGCGGGTCAATCCCTCGAGCGGAAATCTGCATCCAACCGAGGGCTATGCCCTACTGCCTGAGATTGAGCAGATCGGCGCTACGCCCGCCTTGTACCATTATGCGCCGAGGGAGCACGCGCTTGAACGGCGCGCGGTGCTCAATGCTGCGCGGTGGTCCGAACTGACTGAGTATTTTGGTGAGGGTTCTTTCCCTGAGGGCTCTTTTTTGGTTGGTCTGTCGTCGGTGCAATGGCGTGAAGCTTGGAAGTATGGTGAGCGCGCGTTCCGTTACTGCCAGCATGATGTTGGGCACGCGCTGGCCAGTCTGCGTATCGCGGCAGCGGCGCTTGGATGGACATTGGTGCTGCAAGGCAACATCAGTGATGCCACCCTTGCCAACCTGCTTGGGCTAGACCGAGATGAGGATTTCGCGGCGGCGGAACGCGAGGAAGCGGACCTACTCGCAGTGATTTCACCGAATGTAGCCGTAGCGGATATAACCGCCGCTCCATTGATGAAATCTACGCCGTTGACAGCTCACGGTAGTGACGTACTTTGGCAGGGCAGGGCCAACACGCTGAGCCCCGCCAACAGTGTGGCGTGGCCCGCAATCGACACAGTTACACAGGCGATACGAAGCTGCGCCAGCACGCCGATTAAAGAAGATTTCGCAGGCTTTCCCTCGGCGGATGCGTTGCTCGTCACCCCTAATAGTGGCCACATCGGTGAGGCCGAGCTCACTGCGGAGCGGGCGATTATTGGTCGCCGCAGTGCGGTCGCAATGGATGGCACGACGGCGATCTCGCGGGCAACATTCTTTGCTATGCTCGGCCGACTGATGCCAACTAAAGAGAATCAAGCAATGCCTTGGGATACACTCTCCTGGCGCTCTCGCATCCATCTAGGGCTGTTCGTGCACCGCGTCGACGGATTGGTGCCGGGCATCTACGCGCTGATCAGAGATCCTCTCAAGGTGGAGACCCTTAAGCGGGTGATGCATGCCGACTTTTCTTGGCAGCGCGTGCCGGACTGCCCGAGTGGACTGCCCTTATACCTACTGCGAAAAGGCGACTGTCGAACGCTGGCTAGTACCGTCTCCTGCGGCCAGAACATCGCCGCAGATGGCGCTTTTAGCCTGGCCATGCTCGCCGACTACATGGATAGCCTGGCGACCTATGGCGCCAGCTTTTACCGGAACTTGTTCTGGGAGGCCGGAATGATCGGGCAAGTGCTCTACCTTGAGGCCGAGGCGGCGGGCATTGGCGCCACCGGGATCGGCTGCTACTTCGATGACCCAGTGCATACGGCCTTCGGCATCGAAACCCGCGAGTGGCAAAGTTTCTACCACTTCACTGTGGGTAGCCCGATCGATGATAATCGACTTACGACCTTGCCTGCGTATGATTTAGAGGAAGAGTAA
- a CDS encoding protein adenylyltransferase SelO has protein sequence MINQLSQETSPTVATLDDLAKLANYSLMDTLNGDPDAKQNGIDYVPRQVFTGHYVPVKPTPIEDPEYVAHSKTFFSELGFADSMAQSADFVRMFSGDISQVPEPMRKVGWACGYALSIFGTEYTQQCPFGTGNGYGDGRAVSVLEAVIKGQRWEMQLKGGGRTPYCRGADGRAVLRSSVREFLAQEHMHALGVPTSRSLSLYVSKTETVKRPWYSQGSHSPDPDRLITEAVAISTRVAPSFIRVGQLELFGRRARKQEHPKALEELEQLMLHLVEREYADVIDQQLTSAEKVLLLAREFRSRLTSLVANWIRVGYCQGNFNSDNCAAGGFTLDYGPFGFCDVFNPQYQPWTGGGQHFAFLNQPVAAERNFLMFCTALSPLLASKPDDLEQLQQLVNGFSTEMQAQMEQMWAAKLGLSTFHPALFNELETLMVQTPVDYTIFFRELSALPSDIEPLKKSFYQDLQRAPEGLDLRWSAWLTQWQSLVGSSTEAKTDAKTGQPHTREEIARQMKLVNPKYSLREWLLVPAYSQASEGDYSLVRELQAVMTQPYAEQSQEVEDKYYRLKASEFFAVGGLSYLSCSS, from the coding sequence ATGATAAATCAACTGTCCCAGGAAACTTCCCCAACCGTCGCGACACTCGACGATCTCGCTAAGTTAGCCAACTACTCACTCATGGACACGCTCAACGGCGATCCTGACGCGAAACAAAATGGCATCGACTATGTGCCGCGACAAGTATTCACGGGGCACTACGTCCCCGTTAAGCCGACACCCATTGAAGACCCAGAGTACGTTGCGCACAGCAAAACCTTTTTTAGCGAATTGGGTTTTGCAGACAGCATGGCGCAGTCGGCTGACTTCGTTCGCATGTTCTCCGGCGACATCTCGCAGGTGCCGGAGCCGATGCGCAAGGTCGGTTGGGCGTGTGGGTATGCACTGTCCATCTTCGGCACCGAATACACCCAGCAATGTCCGTTTGGAACCGGCAATGGCTACGGCGACGGCCGCGCTGTTTCCGTGCTTGAAGCTGTCATCAAGGGTCAACGCTGGGAAATGCAGCTCAAAGGGGGTGGCCGCACGCCATATTGCCGCGGCGCGGACGGTCGCGCCGTGCTGCGGTCGAGTGTGCGGGAGTTCCTAGCACAGGAGCATATGCATGCGCTCGGCGTGCCAACGTCTCGTTCGCTGAGTTTGTATGTGTCTAAAACAGAGACGGTCAAGCGGCCGTGGTACTCCCAGGGCTCGCACTCGCCCGATCCCGATAGACTTATAACGGAGGCTGTTGCTATTTCGACGCGTGTTGCACCCTCGTTTATTAGGGTCGGTCAGCTCGAGCTCTTCGGCCGCCGCGCCCGCAAGCAGGAACACCCCAAAGCGCTGGAGGAGCTTGAACAGTTGATGTTGCATTTAGTCGAACGAGAATACGCGGATGTTATCGACCAGCAACTGACCAGCGCCGAAAAAGTGCTGTTACTGGCGCGCGAGTTCCGTAGCCGCCTGACTTCATTGGTGGCAAACTGGATCCGTGTCGGTTATTGCCAAGGCAACTTCAACAGCGACAACTGCGCAGCTGGTGGCTTCACACTCGACTATGGTCCCTTCGGATTCTGCGATGTGTTCAACCCGCAATATCAGCCTTGGACGGGTGGCGGACAGCACTTCGCTTTTCTCAATCAACCCGTAGCCGCGGAACGCAATTTCCTGATGTTTTGCACTGCATTAAGCCCATTGCTGGCGTCTAAGCCAGATGACTTGGAACAGCTCCAGCAGTTGGTAAATGGCTTTTCGACCGAGATGCAAGCACAAATGGAGCAGATGTGGGCTGCCAAGCTTGGACTTAGCACTTTTCATCCAGCGCTATTTAATGAGCTCGAAACACTTATGGTGCAAACCCCTGTTGATTACACCATATTCTTCCGCGAGCTTTCGGCGCTGCCTAGCGATATTGAGCCACTGAAAAAAAGCTTCTACCAGGACTTGCAGCGAGCCCCCGAAGGACTGGACCTGCGCTGGTCAGCTTGGCTTACACAATGGCAATCACTGGTCGGCAGCAGCACCGAGGCGAAAACTGATGCAAAGACAGGGCAGCCCCACACCCGTGAGGAGATCGCTAGGCAAATGAAACTGGTCAACCCAAAATACAGCTTGCGCGAGTGGTTGCTTGTTCCTGCGTACAGCCAAGCGAGCGAGGGTGATTACTCGCTCGTTCGAGAACTACAGGCCGTCATGACGCAGCCTTACGCAGAGCAGTCCCAGGAAGTGGAAGACAAATACTATCGACTCAAGGCATCTGAATTTTTTGCCGTCGGTGGTTTGTCGTATTTGAGCTGTTCGTCGTGA
- a CDS encoding site-specific integrase — MKDVTAAHKKLADLRDVKSYAKKYGRTERQAVDQFKMIEGACFMSLSAFTGMRICELTQINATSYKEVELDGLKLCTLRSWTRKLEKLPREDAWACAPICKEALEVLIVLNDEYRSNKGDIHCSPRFSFDEIRNSGNNINSQLKDADLNTTNLGKLFTRFSKNLDITYEPDEMDEIYRLLNPVVPALSNPIKAREDGTFYWHFSTHSLRRTFAHFVVGNGLVTLAALKHQFKHINLSMTAIYASHADVLTLLGIENPASVKKAIEDAEMENHIIYLKDIVDNPDEQSGGYIKSFDGDPRVMSEAKFNELIKKTKGANKSTGYGTCFAGEKCSMGHLFEPSTCVGRECESLNINQAEATRWQNRHQRIGMKMQQMKEMGFYNQNTLARELSDIRAAEKVMRDHSIEFERFELGAL; from the coding sequence ATGAAAGATGTGACAGCGGCTCACAAAAAGTTGGCAGACCTTAGGGATGTGAAATCCTATGCAAAAAAATACGGACGAACAGAGCGACAAGCTGTAGATCAATTTAAGATGATAGAGGGGGCTTGTTTTATGTCACTCTCCGCATTTACAGGGATGCGTATCTGTGAGTTGACGCAAATCAATGCTACCTCTTACAAAGAAGTGGAACTTGATGGCTTGAAGCTGTGTACCTTGCGCTCTTGGACGCGCAAGTTGGAGAAGTTGCCAAGAGAAGATGCTTGGGCATGTGCGCCTATCTGTAAAGAGGCACTGGAAGTCTTAATCGTACTAAATGACGAATATCGCTCAAACAAAGGCGACATTCATTGCTCACCACGCTTCAGTTTTGATGAAATCAGGAATTCTGGCAATAACATCAACAGCCAATTAAAAGATGCTGATTTAAACACCACTAACCTTGGGAAATTATTTACGCGCTTCTCAAAAAACCTTGATATTACATACGAACCCGATGAAATGGATGAGATTTATCGTTTATTAAATCCCGTTGTGCCAGCTCTATCCAATCCAATTAAAGCGCGAGAAGACGGAACGTTTTATTGGCATTTTTCGACTCACTCACTCAGGCGGACTTTTGCTCATTTTGTCGTCGGAAATGGCTTGGTAACATTGGCTGCATTAAAGCATCAGTTTAAGCATATAAACTTGTCTATGACCGCCATTTACGCCAGTCATGCAGATGTGTTGACACTGCTAGGGATAGAGAACCCTGCCAGCGTTAAAAAAGCGATTGAAGACGCTGAAATGGAAAACCATATAATCTACTTGAAGGACATAGTGGATAACCCTGATGAACAATCAGGAGGGTATATTAAATCATTTGATGGCGATCCTAGAGTAATGTCAGAAGCGAAATTTAATGAACTTATCAAAAAAACTAAAGGGGCAAATAAATCAACAGGTTACGGTACATGTTTTGCGGGTGAGAAGTGCAGTATGGGCCACTTATTTGAACCATCGACTTGTGTTGGTCGTGAGTGTGAAAGCTTAAATATCAATCAAGCCGAAGCAACTCGTTGGCAAAATCGTCATCAAAGGATTGGGATGAAGATGCAACAAATGAAAGAGATGGGGTTCTATAACCAGAACACACTTGCTCGTGAACTGTCTGATATTCGTGCTGCGGAGAAGGTGATGCGTGATCACAGTATTGAATTTGAACGGTTTGAACTGGGAGCATTGTAA